Proteins co-encoded in one Arachis hypogaea cultivar Tifrunner chromosome 13, arahy.Tifrunner.gnm2.J5K5, whole genome shotgun sequence genomic window:
- the LOC114924958 gene encoding uncharacterized protein codes for MAEIQKVDNGAYNHLIEISTRYWCRHKFGTWSKCDTLVNNMCEVFNSVIVDAREKTIVSMLEDIRVYIMRRWVDNRDRIIDYPREVLPCIRIEVEKQADASGKWVSTYAGRDKYEVTSIHGGKEKKMCFNVDNFVANCYKKATYSECYQHVVYPVNGPNLWEKTQFDDVFPPIYRKPIGRPKLKRNKAADKNPTRGGVSREGQNQKCSYCFSRGHNKRTCPKKRKVAATSSANKVAGSTRRASRIISSTISSTVSSTISSQASKQSQAASKKTTTSRPKRKFSVNDVSFQ; via the exons ATGGCTGAAATCCAAAAGGTTGATAATGGAGCCTACAACCACCTTATAGAGATATCGACCAGATATTGGTGCCGGCATAAGTTTGGGACTTGGTCTAAGTGTGATACCTTGGTAAATAACATGTGTGAAGTATTTAACTCTGTGATTGTGGATGCCAGAGAGAAAACTATAGTCAGCATGCTTGAAGACATCAGAGTATACATAATGAGGCGTTGGGTTGATAATAGGGATCGGATAATTGATTACCCAAGAGAGGTGTTGCCCTGTATCAGGATTGAGGTTGAAAAACAAGCTGATGCAAGTGGTAAGTGGGTGAGCACCTATGCTGGTCGTGACAAATATGAGGTAACTAGCATTCATGGAGGCAAAGAGAA GAAGATGTGCTTCAATGTGGACAACTTTGTTGCAAACTGTTACAAGAAAGCAACTTACTCTGAGTGCTACCAACATGTGGTATATCCTGTGAATGGCCCCAACCTGTGGGAGAAGACACAGTTTGATGACGTTTTTCCACCAATCTACAGAAAACCCATTGGAAGGCCTAAACTGAAACGAAATAAAGCTGCAGATAAGAACCCAACTAGGGGAGGAGTATCTCGTGAAGGGCAGAATCAAAAGTGCTCCTATTGTTTTTCTAGAGGCCACAACAAACGGACCTGTCCAAAGAAGCGCAAAGTAGCTGCCACTAGTTCA GCAAACAAAGTTGCTGGATCTACAAGAAGAGCTTCAAGAATCATCTCTAGCACTATCTCAAGCACTGTATCTAGTACTATCTCTAGTCAGGCTTCTAAGCAATCACAAGCTGCTTCAAAGAAGACCACGACGTCAAGGCCAAAGAGAAAATTCTCTGTCAATGATGTGAGTTTCCAATAA
- the LOC112737454 gene encoding uncharacterized protein, with product METGKRVVIIGGGVAGSLLAKSIQFHAYVTLIDPKEYFEIPWACLRAIVEPPFAERTLINHAEYLTNAKIIVSSAVNVTDTKVFTADGHQIVYDYLVIATGHSDPVPKSRTERLNEYTKENEKIKSARSILIVGGGPTGVELAGEIAVDFPDKKLTLVHKGTRLMEFIGAKASDKALKWLKSKNVEVKLEQSVDLNSAVDGGQHRIYQTSLGETIEADCHFLCIGKPLATAWLRETVLKNDLDHQGRIKVDEHLRVKGQDNIFAIGDITDVPEIKQGFLAHKQAEMVAKNLKLTMEAGTECMNRMDTYKPHSALAIVSLGRKEAVAQLPFMTMSGRIPGIIKSGDLFVGKTRKQMGLNP from the exons ATGGAAACGGGAAAGAGAGTGGTCATCATCGGAGGTGGCGTTGCTGGTTCCCTCCTCGCTAAATCCATCCAATTCCATGCCTATGTCACTCTCATTGATCC GAAGGAGTATTTTGAGATTCCATGGGCATGCTTGAGGGCAATAGTTGAGCCACCCTTTGCGGAGAGGACGTTGATCAACCATGCAGAGTACCTCACCAATGCCAAAATTATTGTATCCAGTGCTGTCAATGTGACTGACACGAAAGTGTTTACTGCCGATGGCCACCAGATTGTCTATGACTATCTTGTTATTGCCACTGGCCATTCAGATCCTGTCCCTAAGTCGAGGACTGAAAGACTTAACGAGTACACAAAAG AAAATGAGAAGATAAAATCTGCTCGCTCCATTCTGATTGTTGGAGGAGGTCCCACTGGTGTGGAACTTGCAGGGGAGATAGCAGTTGATTTTCCGGATAAGAAGCTTACGCTAGTGCATAAGGGAACAAGGCTAATGGAATTTATAGGGGCAAAAGCTTCTGATAAGGCTCTCAAATGGTTGAAATCGAAGAATGTCGAGGTAAAACTTGAGCAATCAGTTGATCTGAACTCTGCTGTGGATGGAGGACAACACAGGATTTATCAAACTTCTCTCGGAGAGACCATTGAGGCAGATTGTCATTTCTTATGCATAGGGAAACCGCTTGCTACAGCATGGCTTAGGGAAACTGTGTTGAAAAATGACTTGGATCATCAAGGAAGGATTAAGGTAGATGAACATCTGAGAGTGAAGGGTCAGGACAACATTTTTGCAATCGGGGATATTACAGATGTTCCG GAAATCAAGCAGGGGTTTTTGGCACATAAGCAGGCCGAAATGGTAGCAAAGAACTTGAAGCTAACAATGGAGGCAGGAACAGAATGTATGAATAGGATGGACACTTACAAGCCGCATTCGGCATTGGCAATCGTCTCACTTGGGCGGAAAGAAGCGGTGGCACAACTTCCCTTCATGACAATGAGTGGAAGAATCCCTGGCATTATCAAGTCTGGAGACTTATTTGTAGGTAAAACAAGAAAACAGATGGGACTCAATCCTTAA
- the LOC112737456 gene encoding uncharacterized protein produces the protein MAEKKVVIVGGGVAGAILAYTLQHQASVTLIDPKEYFEIPWAGLRALVEPSFAERILINHRDYFKKGELVVSSAASISETQVVTQDGTHVAYDYLVIATGHSEPLPKTRAQRLDQYKAGNEKIKSSNSILIVGGGPTGVELAAEIAVDFPEKKVTIVHKGSRLLEYIGTKASRKTLKWLKSKKVDVKLEQSVELDNDNNSAEGNKTYQTSGGETIDADSHFVCIGKPVGSAWLRETILKDHLDDEGRIKVDEYLRVKGKTNIFAIGDITDIKEIKQGMFASAHGVLVAKNLKVLIEGSGKEPKLGTYKAQAPMSIVSLGRKHGVAQFPFMTILGRFPGMIKSGDLFVGKKRKELGLAA, from the exons ATGGCTGAGAAGAAAGTTGTGATAGTAGGTGGTGGTGTTGCTGGTGCTATTCTTGCATATACTCTTCAGCATCAAGCTAGTGTCACTCTTATTGATCC AAAGGAGTATTTTGAGATTCCATGGGCTGGGTTGAGGGCATTGGTGGAACCATCATTTGCAGAGAGGATATTGATCAACCACAGAGATTACTTCAAGAAAGGTGAGCTTGTTGTGTCCTCTGCTGCCTCAATTTCTGAAACACAAGTTGTCACACAAGATGGCACCCATGTTGCCTATGACTACCTTGTTATTGCCACTGGCCACTCAGAACCTCTCCCCAAAACCAGGGCTCAAAGACTTGACCAATACAAAGCAG GAAATGAAAAGATAAAGTCCTCAAACTCAATCTTGATTGTTGGTGGAGGTCCAACAGGGGTGGAGCTGGCGGCCGAGATCGCCGTCGATTTCCCAGAGAAGAAGGTGACCATAGTCCACAAAGGGTCAAGGTTGCTAGAATACATTGGTACAAAAGCTTCAAGGAAGACACTGAAGTGGCTCAAATCAAAGAAAGTTGATGTGAAATTGGAACAATCTGTGGAATTGGATAATGATAACAACTCTGCAGAAGGAAATAAGACATATCAAACTTCAGGTGGTGAGACAATAGATGCAGATTCCCATTTTGTGTGTATAGGGAAACCTGTTGGTTCTGCATGGCTTAGAGAAACTATATTGAAGGATCATTTGGATGATGAAGGAAGGATCAAAGTTGATGAATACTTGAGAGTTAAGGGAAAGACCAACATTTTTGCAATTGGAGATATTACAGATATCAAA GAAATCAAACAAGGGATGTTTGCAAGTGCTCATGGTGTATTAGTTGCCAAGAACTTGAAGGTGTTGATAGAAGGAAGTGGCAAAGAACCTAAATTGGGAACATACAAGGCACAAGCACCAATGTCAATAGTTTCACTTGGAAGGAAACATGGGGTTGCTCAGTTTCCATTCATGACAATTCTTGGAAGGTTCCCTGGCATGATCAAATCAGGGGACTTGTTTGTTggtaaaaaaagaaaggaattaggACTTGCAgcctaa
- the LOC112737457 gene encoding receptor protein kinase TMK1, with amino-acid sequence MVGVHLHQIKACNFLSFFCMMMMITVCYGATDPNDLKILNDFRKGLQNPELLKWPENGVGDPCGNPPWPYVYCNGDRVTQIQSKNLGLKGSLPQNLNQLTELQNLGLQRNNLSGVLPSFNGLSKLEYAFLDYNEFDTIPFDFFKGLTNIRILSLEMNPSLNATTGWSFPLDLKESLQLTNLSFVHCNLVGPLPEFLGTLPSLLNLRLSYNRISGGIPNSFGQSSIQVLWLNNQEGGGMSGSIDVIASMTFLTQLWLNGNKFNGEIPNNIGNLTSLKEINLNGNQLVGLIPESMANMDLDQVDLSNNMLMGPIPKFKAATQVSYGSNFFCQSKPGIQCAPQVNALIDFLHGLNYPSILSSQWSGNDPCGGNWIGLSCNQNSEVSLINLPRRNLSGTLSPSIAKLNSLVKIMLAQNNISGKVPSNFTELKSLSLLDLSYNNFEPPLPKFNDGMKVVIDGNPLFADQHGKSPSPISSPQPSPPNPASPRPLLSLPPKPKPTPSHMPPSHAPVQRSNGSKRSKLVVLLVGVGIFTFVAVLLVSLFVCCLKKKKAPSSLNPHTHDTYNPETMLKFAVSSCDADTKSTKTRLSSVSNLSGETENTHMSDSRNLVISVQVLREVTKDFAAENELGRGGFGTVYKGELGDGTKIAVKRMENGAIRSKGVDEFQAEIGVLSKVRHRHLVSLLGHAIEGNEKLLVYEYMPLGALSKHLFEWERLKLEPLCWSQRLVIALDVARGMEYLHGFARHTFIHRDLKSSNILLAHDFRAKVSDFGLVKLAPDGNKSVATKLAGTFGYLAPEYAVMGKITTKVDVFSYGVVLMELLTGLMALDENRPEENRYLAEWFWQIKSSKEELLAAIDPALKATQDIFDSIYIVAELAGHCTAREANHRPDMSHAVNVLSALVEKWQPVDEEVNGGSGDIDYGQPLSQMLKVWKEAEGKELGYTSLEDSKGSIPAKPTGFADSFTSADAR; translated from the exons ATGGTTGGTGTTCATCTTCATCAGATCAAAGCTTGCAACTTTCTCTCCTTCTtctgcatgatgatgatgatcacagtTTGTTACGGTGCTACAGACCCAAATGATCTCAAAATTCTGAATGATTTCAGAAAAGGATTGCAAAATCCCGAGCTTCTCAAATGGCCAGAGAATGGAGTAGGTGACCCATGTGGCAATCCTCCATGGCCTTATGTGTATTGCAATGGTGACAGGGTGACACAGATTCAGTCAAAGAATCTTGGTCTCAAAGGTTCACTCCCTCAGAATTTGAACCAGCTCACAGAACTCCAGAATTTGGGTCTCCAAAGGAACAACCTCAGTGGGGTTTTACCAAGTTTCAATGGATTGTCCAAATTGGAATATGCTTTCTTGGATTACAATGAATTTGACACAATCCCTTTTGATTTCTTCAAAGGACTCACAAACATAAGGATCTTGTCTTTGGAAATGAATCCTTCTTTGAATGCAACCACAGGGTGGTCTTTTCCTTTGGACTTGAAAGAATCATTGCAATTAACCAATCTCTCTTTTGTGCACTGTAATTTGGTTGGACCATTGCCTGAATTTCTAGGCACATTGCCTTCGCTTTTGAATCTGAGGCTCTCATACAACAGAATCTCTGGTGGAATCCCAAACAGTTTTGGCCAATCTTCAATTCAGGTTTTGTGGCTTAACAATCAAGAAGGTGGTGGCATGAGTGGTTCTATTGATGTTATTGCCTCAATGACTTTTCTTACACAGCTTTGGCTTAATGGAAACAAGTTCAATGGGGAAATTCCAAACAACATTGGGAATTTAACTTCCTTGAAGGAGATCAACCTCAATGGAAACCAACTTGTTGGTTTGATTCCGGAATCAATGGCAAACATGGACCTTGATCAAGTTGATTTAAGCAATAACATGTTAATGGGGCCAATACCAAAGTTTAAGGCTGCTACACAAGTATCTTATGGTTCAAATTTCTTTTGTCAGAGTAAGCCTGGGATTCAATGTGCACCTCAAGTTAATGCACTCATTGATTTTCTCCATGGTCTGAATTACCCTTCAATTCTGAGTTCTCAATGGTCTGGTAATGATCCTTGTGGAGGGAACTGGATTGGATTGAGCTGCAATCAGAACTCTGAGGTATCTCTTATCAATTTGCCTAGGAGAAATCTTAGTGGTACATTGAGTCCTTCAATTGCTAAGTTGAATTCACTTGTTAAGATTATGCTTGCACAAAATAACATAAGTGGCAAAGTCCCTAGTAATTTTACTGAATTGAAATCACTGAGTTTGTTGGATTTGAGTTATAATAATTTTGAGCCTCCATTGCCAAAGTTCAATGATGGTATGAAGGTTGTTATTGATGGCAACCCTCTTTTTGCTGATCAACACGGAAAGAGTCCCTCACCTATTAGTAGTCCACAACCTTCACCCCCGAATCCGGCATCACCACGGCCTCTGCTCTCTCTGccaccaaaaccaaaaccaacaccCTCGCATATGCCGCCTTCCCATGCTCCGGTTCAAAGATCAAATGGCTCGAAAAGATCGAAATTGGTAGTATTACTTGTTGGTGTTGGAATCTTTACATTTGTGGCTGTTTTGCTTGTTTCTCTATTTGTATGTtgtttgaagaagaaaaaggctCCTAGCAGTCTTAATCCTCACACTCATGATACATATAACCCAGAAACAATGTTGAAATTCGCAGTTTCGAGCTGTGATGCTGATACCAAGTCAACAAAGACAAGGTTAAGTTCTGTGAGTAACCTGAGTGGTGAAACAGAAAACACTCATATGAGTGATTCTCGAAACCTTGTGATATCAGTACAAGTTCTACGCGAGGTGACGAAGGATTTCGCAGCCGAAAATGAGCTAGGGCGAGGCGGGTTTGGAACGGTTTACAAGGGAGAGCTAGGAGATGGAACGAAGATAGCAGTGAAGAGAATGGAAAATGGAGCTATTAGGAGCAAGGGAGTGGACGAATTCCAGGCGGAAATAGGGGTTCTTTCGAAGGTGCGGCACCGGCATTTGGTGTCGCTTCTAGGCCACGCAATAGAAGGAAATGAAAAACTATTGGTTTATGAGTATATGCCTTTAGGTGCTCTAAGCAAGCATCTATTTGAATGGGAGAGATTGAAATTGGAGCCTCTGTGTTGGTCTCAGAGGCTTGTGATAGCACTTGATGTTGCAAGAGGAATGGAGTACCTTCATGGTTTTGCTCGCCATACCTTCATCCATCGTGATCTCAAGTCTTCCAACATTCTACTTGCTCATGATTTTCGGGCAAAGGTTTCTGATTTTGGTCTTGTCAAACTTGCCCCCGATGGGAACAAGTCTGTGGCTACCAAGCTTGCCGGAACCTTCGGATACCTCGCCCCTGAGTACGCGg TGATGGGTAAAATCACGACGAAAGTGGACGTGTTCAGTTACGGTGTGGTGTTAATGGAACTTCTAACCGGACTAATGGCTCTGGACGAGAACCGGCCAGAGGAGAACCGGTACTTAGCCGAATGGTTCTGGCAAATCAAATCAAGCAAAGAAGAGCTTCTTGCCGCCATAGATCCTGCTCTCAAAGCCACCCAAGACATTTTCGACAGCATCTACATTGTGGCGGAGCTGGCCGGACACTGCACCGCCAGGGAAGCAAACCACCGGCCGGACATGAGCCATGCAGTGAACGTGCTGTCGGCATTGGTGGAGAAATGGCAACCGGTTGACGAAGAAGTCAACGGTGGGTCTGGCGACATTGACTACGGTCAACCGCTTTCGCAGATGTTGAAGGTTTGGAAGGAAGCGGAAGGGAAAGAATTGGGTTACACTAGTCTTGAAGATAGTAAGGGAAGTATTCCAGCTAAGCCTACTGGTTTTGCTGACTCCTTCACTTCTGCTGATGCTAGATGA